The following proteins come from a genomic window of Synergistota bacterium:
- a CDS encoding ABC transporter permease, translated as MKLKFEPRIESSKVLEVSIMFMSVILAFLIFTLFMLITGRDPFGAYKTMFFWAFAKKVGLEGSLIKFSALSTIGLGLILAFRMKVWNIGGEGQFYLGAMVTTLLALFWFPHLPHIFLLFLLPLGGFIGGSLWALIPALMKVCLGADEIVVTLMLNYIAMLWVDYLVYGSWRDPASFGFPMTAIFPESAKLPYLWGKVHIGVLVPIVLAIVLRVVLERTKLGYEIKVIGDNPDVAFCSGMNVKRNIILTLVLSGGIAGLSGALYAMGVQHRLQHAFSPGYGYTAIIVAWLSRLNPIAALFVSFFLGGIFVGCEILQIVMKVPTSVVYIFQGILFFCVLIGDVLIRYRIRLNL; from the coding sequence ATGAAATTGAAATTCGAACCGAGGATTGAAAGCAGTAAGGTTTTAGAAGTTTCAATTATGTTTATGTCAGTTATCTTAGCTTTTTTAATATTCACTCTGTTTATGCTTATTACTGGGAGAGATCCTTTTGGTGCTTATAAGACTATGTTCTTTTGGGCCTTTGCTAAGAAGGTGGGATTAGAGGGAAGTTTAATAAAATTCTCAGCCCTTTCTACGATAGGTCTGGGACTAATATTGGCTTTTAGGATGAAGGTTTGGAATATAGGTGGAGAGGGTCAGTTTTATTTAGGGGCTATGGTTACGACTTTATTAGCTTTGTTTTGGTTTCCTCATCTTCCGCATATTTTTTTGTTGTTTCTTTTGCCTTTAGGGGGTTTTATTGGTGGAAGCTTGTGGGCTCTTATACCTGCTCTTATGAAAGTTTGTCTTGGTGCAGATGAGATAGTAGTAACTTTAATGCTTAACTATATAGCTATGCTATGGGTCGATTATTTAGTTTATGGTTCTTGGAGAGATCCTGCTAGTTTTGGATTTCCTATGACCGCTATCTTTCCTGAGTCAGCTAAGCTTCCTTACCTGTGGGGGAAGGTTCATATCGGTGTTTTAGTTCCCATAGTTTTAGCTATTGTTCTGAGAGTGGTTTTGGAACGCACAAAATTGGGGTATGAAATAAAGGTGATAGGAGATAATCCTGACGTGGCTTTTTGTTCAGGTATGAATGTTAAAAGAAACATTATATTAACTCTTGTGCTTAGTGGTGGAATAGCAGGGCTTTCTGGAGCGCTTTATGCTATGGGAGTTCAGCACAGGCTTCAACATGCTTTCTCACCCGGCTATGGCTATACAGCTATAATAGTAGCATGGCTTTCGAGGTTAAATCCTATAGCGGCGCTTTTTGTCTCCTTCTTCTTAGGTGGTATCTTTGTTGGATGTGAAATATTACAAATTGTTATGAAAGTGCCTACTTCTGTGGTTTACATATTTCAAGGGATATTGTTTTTCTGTGTTTTAATAGGAGATGTTCTGATAAGATATAGAATTAGATTGAATTTGTGA
- a CDS encoding ABC transporter ATP-binding protein produces MEAQIKGEGRKSIPSPNSFAVVLKGIVKKFPGVIANRGVNFDLKFGEVHALLGENGAGKTTLVNVLYGLYQPDAGEIWVKGKKEEISSPAKALSLGIGMVQQNFTLVPSFSVVENIALGLKGVSSKEVASRLKEISQVYGLSIDPNAKVWQLSVGEMQKVEILKLLVRDVDILILDEPTAVLTPQEVEALFSMLSKFKEEGKAIIFISHKLNEVMRISDRVTVMRKGLVVDTVDKQKTSPPELAKMMVGREVLFKVKKRLKSFGDVVFQVEGLEAYNDKGVKALKGVSFSIRQGEILGIAGVTGNGQRELAEVLVGLRKASSGKVILDGEDITNKGARVFIDKGGSFIPEDRIKHGIAPNLTVIENLFLKSYRRPYFSRKFFLNLERMEEVADSLIEKYDIKVTDKNAPAKLLSGGNLQRLILARELEGKVKLLIAFHPTWGLDVGATEFVYEKILDVASAGAAVLLLAGDLDEIFDLSDRVKVIYEGKLYGDFPPKEECIYEIGMLMAGLGEKEG; encoded by the coding sequence ATGGAAGCTCAAATTAAAGGGGAAGGAAGGAAAAGCATTCCTTCCCCTAATTCTTTTGCTGTAGTACTTAAAGGAATAGTTAAGAAATTTCCTGGGGTTATAGCTAATAGGGGAGTTAATTTTGACCTCAAGTTCGGTGAAGTCCATGCTCTTTTAGGGGAAAATGGGGCAGGGAAAACTACGCTTGTTAATGTACTTTATGGATTGTATCAACCTGATGCAGGAGAGATCTGGGTAAAGGGTAAGAAAGAAGAAATATCTTCTCCTGCTAAGGCGCTCTCCCTTGGTATAGGTATGGTACAACAAAATTTTACTCTTGTTCCCTCTTTTTCTGTGGTTGAAAATATTGCCTTAGGCCTTAAAGGGGTTTCTTCTAAGGAAGTAGCTTCAAGATTAAAAGAGATCTCTCAAGTTTATGGGCTTTCTATTGATCCCAATGCTAAAGTTTGGCAACTTTCCGTGGGGGAGATGCAAAAGGTTGAGATTCTTAAGCTTCTTGTTAGAGATGTAGATATATTAATTTTAGATGAGCCTACTGCTGTTTTAACACCTCAGGAGGTAGAGGCTCTTTTTTCTATGTTAAGTAAGTTTAAAGAAGAAGGTAAAGCAATTATCTTTATTTCTCATAAGCTTAATGAGGTTATGAGAATATCTGATAGAGTAACAGTTATGAGAAAGGGATTGGTTGTAGATACTGTGGATAAGCAGAAAACGTCTCCGCCTGAACTTGCTAAGATGATGGTGGGTAGGGAGGTACTTTTTAAGGTTAAAAAGAGGTTAAAAAGCTTTGGAGATGTAGTTTTTCAGGTTGAAGGCCTTGAGGCTTATAATGATAAGGGGGTTAAAGCTTTAAAAGGGGTATCTTTTTCAATAAGACAGGGAGAGATACTTGGTATAGCTGGTGTTACAGGTAACGGGCAGAGGGAGCTTGCTGAAGTTTTAGTGGGTCTAAGAAAAGCTTCAAGTGGCAAAGTAATTTTAGATGGAGAGGATATCACTAACAAAGGTGCAAGGGTTTTTATAGATAAAGGTGGGAGTTTCATTCCAGAGGACAGAATAAAGCATGGGATAGCTCCTAATTTGACGGTTATTGAAAATCTTTTCCTTAAGAGCTATAGAAGGCCTTATTTTTCAAGAAAGTTTTTCTTGAATCTTGAGCGTATGGAAGAGGTTGCTGATTCCTTGATAGAAAAATATGATATTAAGGTTACTGATAAAAATGCGCCTGCTAAGCTTCTTTCTGGAGGGAATCTTCAGAGATTAATCCTTGCGAGGGAGCTTGAAGGCAAAGTAAAGCTTTTGATAGCTTTTCACCCGACATGGGGGCTCGATGTGGGTGCTACTGAATTTGTTTATGAGAAAATACTTGATGTGGCATCTGCTGGAGCGGCTGTTTTACTCTTAGCTGGAGATTTGGATGAGATATTTGATTTATCCGATAGAGTGAAAGTTATTTATGAAGGCAAGCTCTATGGTGACTTTCCTCCAAAAGAGGAGTGTATTTATGAAATTGGAATGCTTATGGCTGGGTTAGGGGAGAAGGAAGGATGA
- a CDS encoding BMP family ABC transporter substrate-binding protein produces the protein MKKLWLVGLLVFALSFGSFGVSVLAAQEKLKVGFVYVGPVGDAGWTYAHDQGRKYLEKQFPNVETVYLESVPEGAEAARAIEHLVAMGCKVIFTTSYGFMDPTIEVAKKYPNVVFMHCSGFKMAPNVGIYFGKIEEARFLSGIVAGRMTKSNKLGYVAAHPIPEVIRGINAFTLGARKVNPKVTVHVVWTNTWYDPATEKEAALSLIEAGCDVIAQHQDSPAPQQAAQEKGVYSIGYNSDMSAFAPKAHLTAPVWNWGVIYAYVIKNVLEGKWKSEDIWWGMDKGVVGLAPFGPMVPEDVRNEVLKYKELIVSGKFNPFTGPIVDQDGKVRIPDGKVATDSELREMNYFVEGVIGKIPKK, from the coding sequence TTGAAAAAGTTATGGTTAGTAGGTTTATTGGTTTTTGCTTTGTCTTTTGGCTCTTTCGGTGTGTCGGTTCTTGCTGCTCAGGAGAAGCTTAAGGTTGGGTTTGTTTATGTTGGCCCTGTTGGTGATGCTGGTTGGACTTACGCTCATGATCAAGGGAGGAAGTACCTTGAGAAGCAGTTTCCGAACGTTGAAACTGTATATCTTGAATCGGTTCCTGAAGGAGCTGAAGCTGCAAGAGCCATAGAGCATCTTGTAGCCATGGGATGTAAGGTTATATTTACAACAAGTTACGGTTTTATGGATCCTACGATTGAGGTAGCGAAAAAGTACCCCAATGTAGTCTTTATGCACTGTTCTGGATTTAAGATGGCTCCAAATGTTGGTATTTATTTTGGGAAGATTGAGGAAGCTCGCTTTTTGAGTGGTATTGTAGCTGGTAGAATGACTAAGAGCAATAAGCTTGGCTATGTTGCAGCTCACCCTATACCTGAGGTTATAAGAGGAATAAATGCTTTTACCTTGGGTGCGAGGAAGGTTAACCCTAAAGTTACGGTTCATGTGGTTTGGACTAACACTTGGTATGACCCAGCTACGGAGAAGGAAGCAGCCTTAAGTTTAATAGAAGCTGGTTGTGACGTTATAGCTCAACATCAGGACTCACCAGCTCCTCAACAAGCAGCGCAGGAAAAGGGGGTATACTCTATAGGTTATAATTCTGATATGAGCGCTTTTGCGCCGAAGGCACACTTAACTGCTCCTGTATGGAACTGGGGCGTAATATATGCTTATGTTATTAAAAATGTTTTAGAAGGTAAATGGAAAAGCGAGGATATATGGTGGGGGATGGATAAGGGTGTAGTTGGTTTAGCTCCCTTTGGCCCTATGGTTCCTGAAGACGTAAGAAATGAGGTTTTAAAATATAAGGAGCTTATCGTTTCGGGCAAGTTTAATCCTTTTACTGGTCCAATAGTTGATCAGGATGGTAAAGTAAGAATTCCTGATGGTAAGGTTGCCACAGATAGCGAACTTCGCGAGATGAACTACTTTGTTGAAGGAGTGATAGGAAAGATCCCAAAGAAATAA
- a CDS encoding BMP family ABC transporter substrate-binding protein, translated as MRFLVFFLCFLYISPFSALASSFDIVLVTDICGLGDNGLNDRCWLGIQQAARELGLKAKVVQSFKQDDYFLNLYESASEGNIIVTAGFLMSDPLLKVASLCPGKKFLLIDGEVESANVKSILFKDEEIGFLAGLLASAITKVNKVGYLGGVKASRNDKFLIGYKAGIKIYSKLVGKDVEVLESYVGTFNDPEKGKEAGKFLFGQGVDVIFQVAGKSGLGILEVAKEREKEFFVIGVDLDRGLVNTNSNVLNIVRRVDLATYLAIISLAKVGFNSEVCYMGLREGVFSVEGIPALKRVIPQEILSLIENIKEKLIAGKILVPSTMEELLNLFPPEKL; from the coding sequence GTGAGATTTTTAGTATTTTTTCTTTGTTTTTTATATATTTCCCCTTTTTCTGCTTTGGCATCTTCCTTTGATATAGTTTTGGTGACGGATATATGTGGTCTTGGAGATAACGGACTTAACGATAGATGCTGGCTTGGAATTCAACAGGCTGCAAGGGAACTTGGTTTAAAGGCAAAAGTTGTTCAATCTTTTAAACAGGATGATTATTTCTTAAATCTCTATGAAAGCGCAAGTGAGGGGAATATAATCGTAACTGCTGGTTTTTTGATGTCTGACCCTCTTCTTAAGGTCGCATCTCTGTGTCCTGGGAAAAAGTTCCTCTTAATTGATGGGGAAGTGGAATCAGCAAATGTGAAATCGATATTGTTTAAAGATGAAGAGATAGGTTTTCTTGCCGGGCTTCTTGCATCTGCGATCACTAAAGTTAATAAAGTTGGATATTTAGGAGGGGTAAAAGCATCTCGAAATGATAAGTTTCTCATAGGGTATAAAGCTGGGATTAAAATTTATTCTAAACTAGTTGGAAAAGATGTGGAGGTTTTGGAATCCTATGTTGGTACATTTAATGATCCTGAAAAGGGAAAGGAAGCAGGGAAATTCTTGTTCGGTCAGGGGGTAGATGTAATTTTTCAAGTGGCTGGAAAAAGCGGGCTTGGTATTCTGGAAGTAGCCAAAGAGAGAGAAAAAGAATTTTTTGTTATTGGTGTAGATCTTGATAGGGGCTTGGTAAATACAAACAGTAACGTGTTAAATATAGTAAGAAGAGTGGACTTAGCAACTTATTTAGCTATAATTAGTTTAGCTAAGGTGGGTTTTAATAGTGAGGTTTGTTATATGGGTTTACGTGAGGGAGTTTTCAGCGTAGAAGGGATACCTGCTCTGAAAAGGGTTATACCACAGGAAATTCTTAGTTTAATCGAAAATATCAAGGAGAAACTTATAGCTGGAAAGATACTGGTTCCATCTACAATGGAGGAGTTACTTAATTTATTTCCTCCAGAAAAGCTTTGA
- a CDS encoding rubredoxin yields the protein MKYRCIVCGYVYDPRKGDPENDIAPGTPFEDLPDDWVCPLCGAPKEEFEPAE from the coding sequence ATGAAGTATAGGTGTATAGTTTGTGGCTACGTTTATGATCCGAGGAAGGGTGATCCAGAAAACGATATTGCTCCAGGAACGCCTTTTGAAGATCTTCCTGATGATTGGGTTTGTCCTTTATGTGGGGCTCCAAAGGAGGAGTTTGAACCAGCAGAATAA
- a CDS encoding class II SORL domain-containing protein produces the protein MLSNFIKSEDFKKEKHVPVIEAPAKVEKGKIFEVKVTVGKEIPHPNTTEHHIRWIKLFFHPEGDPYVYEVGNYEFSAHAEHVQGPNTGAVYCEPIVVNLLKLNKSGKLIALSYCNIHGLWESSFDISVE, from the coding sequence ATGTTATCTAATTTCATAAAGTCGGAGGATTTTAAAAAGGAGAAGCATGTTCCTGTCATAGAAGCTCCAGCTAAAGTCGAGAAAGGCAAGATTTTTGAAGTTAAGGTTACAGTAGGTAAGGAGATACCTCATCCTAATACTACTGAGCATCATATAAGGTGGATTAAGCTCTTTTTCCATCCTGAGGGAGATCCTTACGTTTATGAGGTAGGTAATTACGAATTTAGTGCTCATGCTGAACACGTTCAGGGACCTAATACTGGTGCTGTCTATTGTGAACCAATAGTGGTTAATCTTCTTAAACTTAATAAGAGTGGAAAGCTTATAGCTTTATCCTATTGTAACATTCATGGCCTTTGGGAGAGTAGTTTTGATATATCAGTAGAGTGA
- the nikR gene encoding nickel-responsive transcriptional regulator NikR, giving the protein MSKLVRFGVSMEEDLLERFDKIIALKGYENRSEAIRDLMRNFILEEEWEKTTGKAMAVLVIVYDHHKKDVTEMQHGYLKEIVSTLHLHVDEDNCLEVILLKGDVQDLKDIASKIGSQKGVKYAKLIPAVVGEVPL; this is encoded by the coding sequence TTGAGTAAGCTTGTTAGATTTGGTGTTTCTATGGAGGAAGACTTACTTGAGAGATTTGATAAAATTATAGCTTTAAAGGGATATGAAAATCGCTCAGAAGCTATTAGGGATCTTATGCGGAACTTTATACTTGAAGAAGAGTGGGAAAAAACTACTGGGAAGGCCATGGCAGTTTTAGTAATAGTTTATGATCACCATAAGAAAGATGTTACAGAGATGCAGCATGGATATCTGAAAGAGATAGTTTCTACTTTACACTTGCACGTAGATGAAGATAACTGTCTAGAGGTGATATTGCTTAAGGGTGATGTTCAAGATCTTAAGGATATAGCCTCGAAAATTGGTTCTCAAAAGGGAGTTAAGTATGCCAAACTTATTCCAGCTGTAGTTGGTGAAGTTCCTCTTTAG
- a CDS encoding molybdenum cofactor biosynthesis protein MoaE, which yields MKPSIENWIKEVKETANPENLGMILIHNGIVRETSKREDKKVKGINLSYNKELLEKTIEDFSKKEGIEKIKAWINEGVLKVGDDIMLVLVAGRYRTDILPTFEALIEKIKKEIVNEEEIF from the coding sequence TTGAAACCTTCCATTGAAAACTGGATCAAAGAAGTAAAAGAAACAGCTAATCCTGAAAATTTAGGAATGATATTAATTCACAATGGAATAGTAAGAGAAACCTCCAAAAGAGAGGATAAAAAGGTAAAGGGGATTAACCTTTCATATAATAAAGAGCTCCTTGAAAAAACTATTGAAGATTTCTCAAAAAAGGAAGGTATTGAAAAGATAAAAGCTTGGATAAATGAAGGAGTACTTAAGGTTGGAGATGATATAATGCTTGTCCTTGTAGCAGGAAGATATAGAACGGATATCCTACCAACCTTTGAAGCACTAATAGAAAAAATTAAGAAAGAGATAGTAAACGAAGAAGAAATATTCTAA
- a CDS encoding cold-shock protein codes for MVKGTVKWFNPTKGYGFITTESGEDVFVHYTGIEMNGFKSLDEGDRVVFEVTSGKKGPQASKVRRI; via the coding sequence ATGGTAAAAGGAACTGTTAAGTGGTTTAACCCAACAAAAGGTTATGGTTTTATCACCACAGAGAGTGGGGAGGATGTTTTTGTGCACTATACTGGGATTGAGATGAATGGCTTTAAGAGCCTTGATGAGGGCGATAGGGTTGTTTTTGAAGTAACCTCTGGGAAAAAGGGTCCACAAGCCTCTAAAGTAAGACGTATTTAA
- a CDS encoding zinc-dependent alcohol dehydrogenase family protein, translated as MKAWIIHRITEVSSDPEPLKLIETEDPQIGEDEILIKVKACGICHTEIDEIEGRALPTILPVIPGHQVAGEIIQVGRKVGKFKIGDRAGAGWIYSSCGKCEFCLKDLENLCPEFKATGKDAHGGYAELFKIKEAFAFNLPNNLTYEEVAPLFCAGAIGYRSLKLTNLKNGENLGLIGFGASNHLVLKIVQILYPDSKTFVFSRSAQERSHALELGAHWAGNIGDEPPESLNSALDTTPVWSPPLKVLRYIKPGGRLVINAIRKESIDKEALLEMDYPRDLWLEKEIKSVANITRKDIEEFLSLVEKTSLKPTIEVYPFEKANQALKDIKERKIKGAKVLKIG; from the coding sequence TTGAAAGCTTGGATCATCCATAGAATTACTGAAGTATCTTCAGATCCTGAGCCTTTGAAACTAATAGAGACAGAAGATCCGCAAATCGGGGAAGACGAGATACTAATTAAGGTAAAGGCTTGTGGAATCTGCCATACTGAGATAGATGAAATCGAAGGGCGTGCTCTCCCTACAATTTTACCAGTAATACCAGGACATCAAGTCGCTGGAGAAATAATACAAGTTGGAAGAAAAGTAGGGAAATTTAAAATAGGAGATAGAGCTGGGGCAGGCTGGATATATTCATCGTGTGGCAAGTGTGAATTTTGCTTAAAGGATTTGGAAAACCTTTGTCCAGAGTTTAAAGCAACGGGCAAAGATGCTCATGGTGGATACGCTGAATTATTTAAGATAAAAGAGGCTTTTGCCTTTAATCTTCCCAACAATCTAACTTACGAAGAAGTAGCTCCTCTCTTTTGCGCTGGAGCTATAGGTTATAGATCACTAAAACTCACAAATCTAAAGAATGGAGAAAATCTTGGCCTTATAGGCTTTGGAGCATCAAACCACCTGGTTTTAAAAATAGTTCAAATCCTTTATCCTGACTCTAAAACCTTCGTCTTTTCAAGATCTGCGCAGGAAAGAAGCCACGCCTTAGAGCTTGGGGCACACTGGGCAGGAAATATTGGAGATGAACCTCCAGAAAGCCTAAATTCGGCATTGGATACAACACCTGTATGGAGCCCACCACTAAAAGTGCTTAGATACATTAAACCCGGTGGAAGGTTAGTAATAAATGCAATAAGAAAGGAATCTATCGATAAAGAAGCTCTCTTAGAAATGGACTATCCTAGAGATCTCTGGCTCGAAAAGGAGATAAAGTCTGTAGCTAATATAACAAGAAAAGACATCGAGGAGTTTCTTTCTTTGGTTGAAAAAACTTCCTTAAAACCAACAATAGAAGTCTACCCATTTGAGAAAGCAAACCAAGCCTTAAAGGACATAAAAGAAAGAAAAATCAAAGGAGCAAAAGTATTAAAGATAGGTTAA
- a CDS encoding flavodoxin family protein, whose translation MKSVIGIVGSPRRGGNTDILVDEVLKGASLKGAKIKKYFLNELNIKGCQGCFACQKDGKCVQSDDMKLIYEDLISEEAFVIGSPIYMNYVTAQTKLFLDRLLPFFKIGVGTRLDKEKKCILVYSQGGGKNGLEIMKGLSLFLEALGIKVLDIIGGNGLNEIGAVKRYEDLLRRAFQCGQKLI comes from the coding sequence ATGAAAAGCGTTATAGGAATAGTAGGAAGTCCTAGACGAGGAGGTAACACAGATATATTAGTAGATGAAGTTTTAAAAGGCGCATCTTTAAAAGGAGCCAAAATTAAAAAATATTTTTTAAATGAGCTCAACATCAAAGGATGTCAAGGGTGTTTCGCTTGTCAAAAGGATGGCAAATGTGTACAGAGTGATGACATGAAGTTAATTTACGAAGACCTAATAAGCGAAGAAGCTTTTGTAATTGGCTCTCCTATATATATGAATTACGTGACAGCCCAGACGAAGCTCTTTCTCGATCGCCTACTACCTTTCTTTAAAATAGGAGTCGGAACAAGATTAGATAAAGAGAAGAAATGCATTTTAGTTTACTCTCAAGGTGGGGGAAAGAATGGGCTAGAAATAATGAAGGGCTTATCGCTATTTCTTGAAGCACTGGGGATCAAAGTCTTAGACATAATTGGAGGGAACGGTTTAAATGAAATAGGAGCGGTAAAACGATATGAGGATCTCCTTAGAAGAGCTTTCCAATGTGGTCAAAAGCTAATTTAA
- the rimI gene encoding ribosomal protein S18-alanine N-acetyltransferase: MILVDIDFMNLGDIDEVLEIERESFSIPWSKRTFLNELSFPENVYLVARLKDKVVGYAGIRFYGRQGHITTIAVASRWRGNQIGEQLLLAILEIAKERKVREVILEVRPSNRVAIGLYEKYGFKVIGVIPNYYMDNGEDALLMKLNI; encoded by the coding sequence ATGATTCTGGTAGATATTGATTTTATGAACTTGGGAGACATTGATGAAGTTCTTGAGATAGAGAGAGAATCATTTAGTATACCTTGGAGTAAAAGGACCTTTTTGAATGAGTTAAGTTTCCCTGAGAATGTTTACTTAGTAGCGCGTTTAAAAGATAAGGTAGTTGGATATGCAGGGATAAGATTTTATGGTAGACAAGGACATATTACTACTATAGCTGTAGCATCTCGATGGAGGGGGAACCAAATAGGTGAGCAGCTGTTATTAGCTATTCTTGAAATAGCTAAAGAGAGAAAGGTCAGGGAGGTAATTTTGGAAGTTAGACCATCTAATAGAGTTGCTATAGGTCTCTATGAGAAATACGGCTTTAAAGTTATAGGAGTTATACCTAACTACTATATGGATAATGGTGAAGATGCACTTTTAATGAAGTTAAATATATAA
- a CDS encoding adenylosuccinate synthase, translating into MSVIAIVGMQWGDEGKGKIVDFLVKDADVVLRYQGGSNAGHTVVLNGKKYIFHLLPSGMLYPDKLCIVGDGVVIDLPLLVEEYEALKKEVGSIGKLKISELAHLVMPYHKLIDELEERKRGSQRIGTTKRGIGPAYADKAERTGIRVGDLLRPSIFEEKLRFVLQRKNEMITKIFGEAPLGFEEIRDSYLGYVGFLKDKVCNTVHLLRSLINEGKTILLEGAQGTLLDITYGTYPYVTSSNPISGGACIGSGISPKDIDEVIGVLKAYTTRVGMGPFPTEMEEPLGSIIREKGGEFGATTGRPRRCGWLDGVMMKYSVKINGIDKIALTKLDVLTGLEKIKICVAYKVNGRMTEEFTPFLDEVLPVYEEVDGWSKDISKVKNFSELPSEARNYIKLIEEISGCKVFFIGVGPGRGDVILI; encoded by the coding sequence ATGAGCGTAATTGCAATAGTTGGTATGCAATGGGGAGATGAGGGAAAAGGGAAAATAGTAGATTTTTTAGTTAAGGATGCTGATGTGGTTTTAAGGTATCAAGGGGGAAGTAATGCAGGACACACTGTGGTTCTTAATGGTAAAAAGTATATTTTTCATCTACTTCCTTCTGGTATGCTTTATCCTGACAAGCTTTGTATTGTAGGAGATGGGGTTGTTATCGATCTTCCTCTTTTAGTGGAAGAGTATGAGGCTTTAAAGAAAGAGGTTGGGAGCATTGGTAAGCTTAAGATAAGTGAGCTTGCTCATCTTGTTATGCCTTATCATAAGTTGATAGATGAGCTTGAGGAGAGAAAGAGGGGGAGTCAAAGGATAGGGACTACTAAAAGGGGGATAGGGCCTGCTTATGCTGATAAGGCTGAAAGAACTGGAATACGTGTGGGTGATCTTTTAAGGCCTTCTATTTTCGAGGAGAAGTTACGGTTTGTACTTCAAAGAAAAAACGAGATGATAACTAAGATATTCGGGGAGGCCCCTCTCGGTTTTGAAGAGATAAGGGATTCTTATCTTGGCTATGTTGGATTTTTAAAGGACAAAGTTTGTAACACTGTTCATCTTTTAAGAAGCCTTATAAATGAGGGTAAAACTATTCTTCTTGAGGGAGCTCAGGGTACACTTCTCGATATAACCTATGGAACTTATCCTTACGTTACTTCGTCTAATCCTATATCGGGTGGGGCCTGTATCGGTTCTGGTATATCTCCAAAAGATATAGATGAGGTGATAGGAGTTCTAAAAGCTTATACTACAAGGGTTGGTATGGGACCATTTCCGACTGAGATGGAAGAACCTCTTGGATCTATTATAAGAGAAAAAGGTGGGGAGTTTGGAGCTACGACAGGTAGGCCGAGAAGGTGTGGATGGCTTGATGGTGTTATGATGAAATACTCCGTTAAGATTAACGGTATTGACAAAATTGCTCTTACTAAGCTTGATGTGTTGACAGGGCTTGAAAAAATAAAAATATGTGTAGCTTATAAAGTTAATGGGAGGATGACGGAGGAGTTTACTCCATTTCTTGATGAAGTTTTACCTGTTTATGAAGAGGTAGACGGTTGGAGTAAAGATATAAGCAAGGTAAAAAACTTCTCGGAATTGCCATCTGAGGCTAGAAACTACATTAAGCTTATAGAAGAGATATCTGGATGTAAGGTTTTCTTTATAGGTGTTGGTCCGGGAAGAGGAGATGTGATTCTCATTTAG